A genomic window from Massilia sp. METH4 includes:
- a CDS encoding TorF family putative porin, with the protein MVLHPATAYAQWSGSVAALSEYRYRGNALSEGKPSVQAGVAYDAGGWYAGGFAAGTRWYGRRGAQWLLYAGRAGRLANGMSWDAGISTVRTTNGAYGGYNEVYTGLWRGGAAGSMSARLSWSPRYAGGDARTLYAELDAGTAVSDRIDAFFHAGLLHALSGPRVPQRADVRVGLSARVGEFGVQVAYDRNNHRGGYAVSYPGYYGYTAPPSRDAVIVSVSRGF; encoded by the coding sequence GTGGTCCTGCACCCCGCCACGGCGTACGCCCAATGGTCCGGCAGCGTTGCCGCCCTGTCCGAATACCGCTATCGGGGCAATGCGCTCAGCGAAGGCAAGCCGTCGGTACAGGCGGGCGTGGCCTACGACGCCGGCGGCTGGTATGCGGGCGGGTTCGCGGCGGGCACGCGCTGGTATGGGCGCCGCGGCGCGCAATGGCTGCTGTACGCGGGCCGTGCGGGCCGCCTCGCGAATGGCATGTCGTGGGATGCCGGCATCAGCACCGTGCGCACCACGAACGGCGCCTATGGCGGCTACAACGAGGTGTACACGGGACTGTGGCGCGGCGGGGCCGCCGGCAGCATGTCGGCGCGCCTGTCATGGTCGCCCCGTTATGCCGGCGGCGATGCGCGCACCCTGTATGCGGAGCTCGATGCCGGCACCGCCGTGAGCGACAGGATCGATGCGTTCTTCCACGCCGGCTTGCTGCATGCCTTGTCCGGCCCCCGCGTGCCGCAGCGGGCGGACGTGCGGGTGGGATTGTCGGCACGGGTCGGCGAATTCGGTGTGCAGGTGGCGTATGACCGGAACAATCATCGCGGGGGTTATGCGGTGTCGTATCCGGGTTATTACGGTTACACGGCGCCGCCGTCGCGGGATGCGGTGATCGTCTCCGTCAGCCGGGGGTTTTGA
- a CDS encoding DUF4259 domain-containing protein → MGTWATGPFGNDFAQDWAEDLHESNDLYFIGDTLDNVLSPDNADYLEAPFGAEGLAAVETLLRLEGRGGVEDDDSAAIDEWVDIVKDKYKPRADLLDKAGRALDLILSARSELFELWQDSEHFEAWRASVEDQKARLRGK, encoded by the coding sequence ATGGGGACGTGGGCAACGGGACCGTTCGGCAACGACTTCGCGCAGGACTGGGCCGAAGACCTGCATGAATCGAACGACCTGTACTTCATCGGCGACACGCTCGACAACGTGCTGTCGCCTGACAACGCCGATTATCTGGAGGCGCCGTTCGGCGCGGAGGGGCTGGCGGCCGTGGAAACGCTGCTGCGGCTGGAAGGGCGCGGCGGCGTGGAAGACGATGACTCGGCCGCGATCGACGAATGGGTCGACATCGTCAAGGACAAGTACAAGCCGCGCGCCGACCTGCTGGACAAGGCCGGGCGCGCGCTCGACCTGATTCTTTCCGCGCGCTCCGAACTCTTCGAGCTGTGGCAGGATAGCGAGCACTTCGAGGCATGGCGCGCCTCCGTGGAAGACCAGAAGGCGCGCCTGCGGGGCAAATAA
- a CDS encoding FlgO family outer membrane protein produces the protein MRTLAALAIALATALLAGCSSTPPKDEANYATVSSNQFVNANYKAAEALLSQLNGKLAADKPLIMATIVNIDALDQTSTLGRLISEQISTRMAQGGVKMLEMKLRNSVYLKRNQGELMLTREIGEVAQTHSAQAVVVGSYAETSDMVFINVKVVQPQSNFVLAGHDYVLAKEGIVRSMLLQR, from the coding sequence ATGCGCACCCTTGCCGCCCTCGCCATTGCCCTGGCCACCGCGCTGCTGGCAGGCTGCTCCAGCACGCCGCCGAAGGATGAAGCGAATTACGCCACGGTCTCGTCGAACCAGTTCGTCAACGCCAACTACAAGGCGGCCGAAGCGCTGCTGTCCCAGCTGAACGGCAAGCTGGCGGCCGACAAGCCGCTAATCATGGCCACCATCGTCAACATCGACGCGCTGGACCAGACTTCCACGCTGGGCCGCCTGATCTCCGAGCAGATCTCGACCCGCATGGCCCAGGGCGGCGTGAAGATGCTGGAAATGAAGCTGCGCAATTCGGTTTACCTGAAGCGCAACCAGGGCGAACTCATGCTTACACGAGAGATCGGCGAAGTGGCGCAGACGCACAGCGCCCAGGCCGTCGTCGTCGGTTCCTACGCCGAGACGAGCGACATGGTGTTCATCAACGTGAAAGTCGTCCAGCCGCAGAGCAACTTCGTGCTGGCCGGCCACGACTACGTGCTGGCCAAGGAAGGCATCGTGCGCTCGATGCTGCTGCAGCGCTGA
- a CDS encoding type II toxin-antitoxin system RatA family toxin, protein MAVVHKSVFLGYSAQQMFDLVDRVEDYPKFLPWCGGVEVRERGENSVVASVGINFHGVKQSFTTSNVNTPPTAIKMNLVDGPFKTLHGTWTFKPLREDACKVELDLQYEFSSRLLEQVIGPVFGMIANSMVDSFCKRAETVYG, encoded by the coding sequence ATGGCGGTAGTACACAAATCGGTATTCCTTGGATACAGCGCGCAGCAGATGTTCGACCTGGTGGACAGGGTCGAGGATTATCCCAAATTCCTGCCCTGGTGTGGCGGCGTGGAAGTGCGCGAACGGGGCGAGAACTCCGTGGTGGCCTCGGTGGGCATCAATTTCCACGGCGTCAAGCAAAGCTTTACCACGTCGAACGTGAATACGCCACCAACGGCCATCAAGATGAACCTGGTCGACGGCCCGTTCAAGACGCTGCACGGCACGTGGACCTTCAAGCCGCTGCGCGAGGATGCGTGCAAAGTGGAACTGGACCTGCAATACGAATTCTCCAGCCGGCTGCTGGAACAGGTGATCGGTCCCGTGTTCGGCATGATCGCCAACAGCATGGTCGACTCGTTCTGCAAGCGCGCGGAAACGGTATATGGCTGA
- a CDS encoding NAD-dependent protein deacetylase: protein MNEQIDRLAEFLDRHRNVLVLTGAGLSTASGIPGYRDEDGVRRGKPPVQGPEFRSSDALRRRYWARSMVGWPTLAGAEPNAGHRALARLETAGHIGQVITQNVDGLHQRAGSVRLIELHGNIHTVRCLACERRQHRAELQQRLLRDNPALGSVLAQPLPDGDAHLEPESLEEFIVPQCEACGGVLQPDVVFFGDNIPAERTRQALQWMDEADALLVVGSSLMVFSGFRFCKIAAAEGKPIAAINAGKTRADELIGLKLALPAQEVLPAVAGLLGVT, encoded by the coding sequence ATGAATGAACAGATCGATCGATTGGCCGAGTTTCTCGACCGCCACCGCAACGTACTCGTGCTGACGGGCGCCGGCTTGTCCACCGCCTCGGGCATCCCAGGCTACCGCGACGAGGATGGCGTGCGCCGCGGCAAGCCGCCCGTGCAGGGGCCGGAATTTCGCAGCAGCGACGCGCTGCGCCGCCGCTACTGGGCGCGCAGCATGGTGGGCTGGCCGACGCTGGCCGGTGCCGAGCCGAACGCCGGGCACCGCGCGCTTGCGCGGCTTGAAACGGCCGGTCATATTGGCCAGGTGATCACGCAAAACGTGGATGGCCTGCACCAGCGCGCCGGCAGCGTGCGGCTGATCGAATTGCACGGCAATATCCACACCGTGCGCTGCCTGGCGTGCGAGCGGCGGCAGCACCGGGCCGAGCTCCAGCAGCGCCTGTTGCGCGACAATCCCGCGCTGGGCAGCGTGCTGGCCCAGCCGCTGCCGGACGGCGACGCGCACCTGGAGCCTGAATCGCTGGAGGAATTCATCGTGCCGCAGTGCGAAGCCTGCGGCGGGGTATTGCAGCCGGACGTGGTGTTCTTCGGCGATAACATCCCGGCCGAGCGCACGCGGCAGGCGCTGCAATGGATGGACGAAGCCGATGCCCTGCTGGTCGTCGGCTCTTCGCTGATGGTGTTTTCGGGTTTCCGCTTCTGCAAGATCGCGGCAGCGGAAGGCAAGCCGATCGCCGCCATCAACGCCGGCAAGACGCGCGCCGACGAGCTGATCGGTCTGAAGCTGGCGCTGCCGGCGCAGGAAGTGCTGCCGGCCGTGGCTGGGCTCCTCGGTGTTACGTGA
- the ppsA gene encoding phosphoenolpyruvate synthase: protein MTDVESVGGKNASLGEMISQLAEAGVRVPGGFATTAQAFRDFLSHSIDGGKSLADRIADRLSDLNIDDVRSLAQAGAEIRQWIVDTPFQPRLEQEIRAYYDKLVAESDAEVSFAVRSSATAEDLPDASFAGQQETFLNVVGIDNVLDAMKHVFASLYNDRAISYRVHKGFTHAEVALSAGVQRMVRSDTGAAGVMFTIDTESGFKDVVFITSSYGLGETVVQGAVNPDEFYVHKPMLEQGKSPVIRRNIGSKLIKMEFTNEAKAGRSVKTVDVPIELRNRYSLTDAEVVELAKYAVIIERHYGRPMDIEWGKDGRDGKLFILQARPETVKSQQKPTDAQQRFKLKSTGTVLTSGRAIGQKIGAGPVRVITDPSEMERVQPGDVLVADMTDPNWEPVMKRASAIVTNRGGRTCHAAIIARELGVPAVVGCGDATEVLKDGTFVTVSCAEGDEGKIYDGLLETEVSEVSRGELPKLPTKIMLNVGNPQLAFDFQQVPNAGVGLARLEFIINNNIGVHPKAILEYPNIDPDLKKAVESVARGHASPRAFYVDKLAEGVATIAAAFWPKPVIVRLSDFKSNEYKKLIGGSRYEPDEENPMLGFRGAARYIAEDFAESFNMECQAMKRVREDMGLTNVELMVPFVRTLGQAKKVVELLAKNGLKRGENGLRLIMMCEVPSNAVLAEQFLEYFDGFSIGSNDLTQLTLGLDRDSGMELLAADFDERDPAVKALLSMAISACRKQGKYIGICGQGPSDHPDLAEWLMEQGIESMSLNPDSVVDTWQKLAALQK, encoded by the coding sequence ATGACGGATGTCGAATCCGTGGGCGGCAAAAACGCCTCGCTCGGCGAGATGATCAGCCAGCTCGCGGAAGCGGGCGTGCGTGTTCCCGGCGGCTTCGCCACCACCGCGCAGGCGTTCCGCGACTTCCTGTCGCATTCGATCGACGGCGGCAAGTCGCTGGCCGACCGCATCGCCGACCGCCTGTCCGACCTGAACATCGACGACGTGCGTTCGCTGGCCCAGGCCGGCGCCGAGATCCGCCAGTGGATCGTCGACACGCCGTTCCAGCCGCGCCTGGAGCAGGAAATCCGCGCGTACTACGACAAGCTGGTGGCCGAATCGGATGCCGAAGTGTCGTTCGCCGTGCGTTCCTCCGCCACCGCCGAAGACTTGCCGGATGCCTCGTTCGCCGGCCAGCAGGAAACCTTCCTGAACGTGGTCGGCATCGACAACGTGCTGGACGCGATGAAGCACGTGTTCGCATCGCTGTACAACGACCGCGCCATTTCCTACCGCGTGCACAAGGGCTTCACGCATGCCGAGGTAGCGCTCTCTGCCGGCGTGCAGCGCATGGTGCGTTCGGATACCGGCGCGGCCGGCGTGATGTTCACGATCGATACCGAATCGGGCTTCAAGGACGTGGTGTTCATCACCTCCAGCTACGGCCTGGGCGAGACGGTGGTGCAGGGTGCCGTGAACCCCGATGAATTCTATGTGCACAAGCCGATGCTGGAGCAGGGCAAGTCGCCCGTCATCCGACGCAATATCGGCTCGAAGCTGATCAAGATGGAATTCACCAACGAAGCCAAGGCCGGCCGCTCGGTGAAGACCGTGGACGTGCCGATCGAGCTGCGCAACCGCTACTCGCTGACCGATGCCGAAGTGGTCGAACTGGCGAAATACGCCGTGATCATCGAGCGCCACTACGGCCGCCCGATGGACATCGAGTGGGGCAAGGACGGCCGCGACGGCAAGCTGTTCATCCTGCAGGCGCGCCCGGAAACGGTGAAGTCGCAGCAGAAGCCCACCGACGCGCAGCAGCGCTTCAAGTTGAAGTCGACCGGCACCGTGCTGACCTCGGGCCGCGCGATCGGCCAGAAGATCGGCGCCGGGCCCGTGCGCGTGATCACCGACCCGTCGGAAATGGAACGCGTGCAGCCGGGCGACGTGCTGGTGGCCGACATGACCGACCCGAACTGGGAACCGGTGATGAAGCGCGCCTCGGCGATCGTGACGAACCGCGGCGGCCGTACCTGCCACGCGGCGATCATCGCCCGCGAACTGGGCGTGCCGGCCGTCGTCGGCTGCGGCGACGCGACCGAAGTGCTGAAGGATGGCACGTTCGTGACCGTGTCGTGCGCGGAAGGCGACGAGGGCAAGATCTACGACGGCCTGCTGGAAACGGAAGTGTCGGAAGTCTCGCGCGGCGAGCTGCCCAAGCTGCCGACCAAGATCATGCTGAACGTGGGTAACCCGCAGCTGGCCTTCGACTTCCAGCAGGTGCCGAACGCCGGCGTGGGCCTGGCCCGCCTGGAGTTCATCATCAACAACAATATCGGCGTGCACCCCAAGGCGATCCTGGAATACCCGAACATCGACCCGGACCTGAAAAAGGCCGTGGAATCGGTGGCGCGCGGCCACGCGTCGCCGAGGGCGTTCTACGTGGACAAGCTGGCCGAAGGCGTGGCGACGATTGCCGCCGCGTTCTGGCCGAAGCCGGTGATCGTGCGCCTCTCCGACTTCAAGTCGAACGAGTACAAGAAGCTGATCGGCGGTTCCCGCTACGAGCCGGACGAGGAAAACCCGATGCTGGGCTTCCGCGGCGCCGCGCGCTACATCGCCGAGGACTTTGCCGAGTCGTTCAACATGGAATGCCAGGCCATGAAGCGCGTGCGCGAAGACATGGGCCTGACCAACGTGGAACTGATGGTGCCGTTCGTGCGCACGCTGGGCCAGGCGAAGAAGGTCGTCGAGCTGCTGGCGAAAAATGGCCTGAAGCGCGGCGAGAACGGTCTGCGCCTGATCATGATGTGCGAAGTGCCGTCCAACGCCGTGCTGGCCGAGCAGTTCCTGGAATACTTCGACGGCTTCTCGATCGGCTCGAACGACCTCACCCAGCTCACGCTCGGCCTGGACCGCGACTCCGGCATGGAACTGCTGGCCGCCGACTTCGACGAACGCGACCCGGCCGTGAAGGCACTGCTGTCGATGGCAATCTCCGCCTGCCGCAAGCAGGGCAAGTACATCGGCATCTGCGGCCAGGGCCCTTCGGACCACCCGGACCTCGCCGAATGGCTGATGGAGCAGGGCATCGAGTCGATGTCGCTGAATCCGGACTCGGTGGTGGATACATGGCAGAAGCTGGCTGCGTTGCAGAAGTAA
- a CDS encoding stomatin-like protein, with protein MEITFGTVALVILFVALVFVFKTINVVPQQHAWVVERLGKYHSTLAPGLNIVVPFVDRVAYKHILKEIPLDVPSQVCITKDNTQLQVDGILYFQVTDPMRASYGSSNYIAAITQLAQTTLRSVIGRMELDKTFEERDHINTTVVNAIDESAANWGVKVLRYEIKDLTPPADILHAMQAQITAERNKRALIAASEGRKQEQINIATGEREAAIARSEGERQAAINRAQGEANAIVAIAEATAEALRQVGSAIEQPGGEEAMNLKVAEQYVDAFRELAKTNNTLIVPANLGDMSSLIATAMQVVKTQDKGRVVRAPS; from the coding sequence ATGGAAATCACCTTCGGCACCGTCGCCCTCGTCATCCTGTTCGTGGCGCTGGTCTTCGTGTTCAAGACTATCAACGTGGTGCCGCAGCAGCACGCCTGGGTGGTCGAGCGGCTCGGCAAGTACCATTCCACGCTGGCGCCCGGCCTGAATATCGTGGTGCCGTTCGTCGACCGCGTGGCCTACAAGCACATCCTGAAGGAGATCCCGCTCGACGTGCCTTCGCAGGTCTGCATCACGAAGGACAACACGCAATTGCAGGTGGACGGCATCCTGTACTTCCAGGTGACCGATCCGATGCGCGCCTCGTACGGTTCGTCGAACTACATTGCCGCGATCACGCAGCTGGCGCAGACGACGCTGCGTTCCGTCATCGGCCGCATGGAACTCGATAAAACGTTCGAGGAGCGCGACCACATCAACACCACCGTGGTGAACGCGATCGACGAATCGGCCGCCAACTGGGGCGTGAAGGTGCTGCGCTACGAGATCAAGGACCTGACGCCGCCGGCCGACATCCTGCACGCCATGCAGGCGCAGATCACGGCCGAGCGCAACAAGCGCGCGCTGATCGCCGCTTCGGAAGGGCGCAAGCAGGAACAGATCAATATCGCCACGGGCGAGCGCGAGGCGGCCATTGCCCGTTCCGAGGGCGAGCGGCAAGCCGCCATCAACCGCGCGCAGGGCGAGGCTAACGCCATCGTGGCGATCGCCGAAGCCACCGCCGAGGCGCTGCGCCAGGTGGGCTCCGCGATCGAGCAACCGGGTGGCGAAGAGGCGATGAACCTGAAGGTGGCCGAGCAATACGTGGACGCGTTCCGCGAACTGGCCAAGACCAACAACACGCTCATCGTGCCGGCCAACCTGGGCGATATGAGCAGCCTGATCGCAACCGCGATGCAGGTCGTCAAGACGCAGGACAAGGGGCGCGTGGTGCGCGCCCCGTCATAA
- a CDS encoding DUF1349 domain-containing protein has protein sequence MFDRCTWLNEPPSHRIDDGGTLHVVTGDQTDFWRITSYGFIHDNGHFLAGRVEGSFTAQVLVHADFTTLYDQAGLMVRIDAHRWLKAGVEFSDGQPMLSTVLTNERSDWATMPAPALPDGFWLRVTVDGGAIRVQYSADGCVWPLLRLAPFPEAEHYLVGPMCCTPQRAGLDARFSDFTVGPALGKDLHDLT, from the coding sequence ATGTTCGACCGCTGCACCTGGCTCAACGAGCCGCCCTCCCACCGCATCGACGACGGCGGCACGCTGCACGTCGTCACCGGCGACCAGACCGACTTCTGGCGCATCACCAGCTACGGCTTCATCCATGACAACGGCCACTTCCTCGCCGGGCGCGTGGAAGGGTCCTTCACGGCCCAGGTGCTCGTGCATGCCGACTTCACCACGCTGTACGACCAGGCCGGCCTGATGGTGCGCATCGATGCGCACCGCTGGCTCAAGGCCGGCGTGGAGTTTTCCGACGGGCAGCCGATGCTCAGCACCGTGCTGACCAACGAACGGTCCGACTGGGCAACCATGCCCGCGCCGGCCCTGCCCGATGGCTTCTGGCTGCGCGTCACGGTCGACGGTGGCGCAATCCGCGTGCAGTACTCGGCCGATGGCTGCGTATGGCCGCTGCTGCGCCTTGCGCCGTTTCCCGAAGCCGAGCATTACCTGGTCGGCCCGATGTGCTGCACGCCGCAGCGTGCAGGCCTCGACGCGCGCTTTTCCGACTTCACTGTCGGTCCCGCGCTGGGCAAGGACCTGCACGACCTCACGTAA
- a CDS encoding NfeD family protein gives MPDWVMWLIAAGVLVALELFSGTFYLLMVALGALAGALVAALRVDLPGQMLAAAVVAIIATVLLRRRRRNEPATVPATRDPNVNLDIGQQVQVAHWEGHTARVMYRGALWDVELAPGAAPHTGTFTIREVRGSTLIVG, from the coding sequence ATGCCTGACTGGGTCATGTGGCTCATCGCCGCCGGCGTGCTGGTGGCGCTGGAACTGTTCAGCGGCACCTTTTATTTGCTGATGGTGGCGCTCGGCGCGCTGGCCGGGGCGCTGGTGGCGGCGTTGCGCGTCGACCTGCCGGGCCAGATGCTGGCGGCGGCCGTGGTGGCCATCATCGCCACCGTGCTGCTGCGCCGGCGCCGCCGCAACGAGCCGGCCACGGTGCCCGCCACGCGCGATCCGAACGTGAACCTCGATATCGGCCAGCAGGTGCAGGTGGCCCACTGGGAGGGCCACACGGCCCGCGTGATGTACCGCGGCGCGCTGTGGGACGTCGAGCTGGCGCCGGGAGCCGCGCCGCACACGGGCACTTTCACGATCCGCGAAGTACGCGGCAGTACGCTGATCGTCGGCTGA
- a CDS encoding sigma-70 family RNA polymerase sigma factor, which translates to MQQTIAGGLASAAGARPGPARADTEEARWLAQVAQGNRQAFERLYRGYFPRLARFLGRMTHSAPLVEEIINDTMLVVWRRAGSYDGSSKVSTWVFGIAWRKAKKALSMVDEPVASDDAAYPDEFPSPEQRALADQLARRLAAAVESLPWPQRLAVVLTYFHGMDYAEIADIAECPVGTVKTRMFHARRRLKELLAGEEEE; encoded by the coding sequence ATGCAGCAAACAATAGCAGGCGGCCTGGCCTCGGCCGCCGGGGCGCGGCCCGGGCCGGCGCGGGCGGACACGGAAGAAGCGCGATGGCTGGCCCAGGTGGCACAGGGCAACCGCCAGGCCTTCGAGCGCCTGTACCGCGGCTATTTTCCCCGCCTCGCGCGCTTTCTCGGCCGCATGACGCACAGCGCTCCGCTGGTCGAGGAAATCATCAACGACACGATGCTCGTCGTGTGGCGGCGGGCGGGGAGCTATGATGGCAGCAGCAAGGTTTCGACGTGGGTGTTCGGCATCGCCTGGCGCAAGGCGAAGAAAGCCCTGTCGATGGTGGACGAGCCCGTGGCATCGGACGACGCCGCTTATCCGGACGAGTTTCCTTCGCCCGAGCAGCGGGCACTGGCGGACCAGCTGGCGCGGCGACTGGCCGCGGCCGTGGAATCGCTGCCCTGGCCGCAGCGGCTGGCCGTGGTGCTGACGTATTTCCACGGCATGGACTACGCGGAGATCGCCGACATTGCCGAATGCCCGGTGGGCACGGTCAAGACGCGCATGTTCCATGCGCGGCGCCGGCTGAAGGAACTGCTGGCCGGCGAGGAGGAAGAGTGA
- the smpB gene encoding SsrA-binding protein SmpB produces MTIADNRKAFHDYFIEDRYEAGIALEGWEVKAIRDARVQIKEAYVTIRDNELYLFGAHISALPTASTHIHPQAVRTRKLLLHRQEIDKLIGKVERSGYTLVPLNLHFKGGRIKCEIGLAKGKKQHDKRAAERDHDAKREAQAAMKQHRR; encoded by the coding sequence ATGACCATTGCAGATAACCGCAAAGCCTTCCACGACTACTTCATCGAAGACCGCTACGAAGCGGGCATCGCGCTCGAAGGCTGGGAAGTGAAGGCAATCCGCGATGCGCGCGTCCAGATCAAGGAAGCATACGTTACGATCCGCGATAACGAACTGTACCTGTTTGGCGCGCACATCAGCGCACTGCCCACCGCTTCCACCCACATCCACCCGCAGGCCGTGCGCACCCGCAAGCTGCTGCTGCACCGCCAGGAAATCGACAAGCTGATCGGGAAGGTGGAACGCTCCGGCTACACGCTCGTGCCGCTCAACCTGCACTTCAAGGGCGGGCGGATCAAGTGCGAGATCGGGCTTGCCAAGGGTAAAAAACAGCACGACAAGCGCGCCGCCGAGCGGGATCACGACGCCAAGCGCGAGGCGCAGGCGGCGATGAAGCAGCATCGCAGGTAA
- a CDS encoding S8 family serine peptidase, whose product MKALLACLSLSMACLGARATEPDATAAPTPAPAARLLLMLRMAPPHFRPDVTYAGRYDADAGSAARRRIAAALAQRHGLVLKDGWAMPAIGIDCYVLEVPPSASPEAAAAQLEQDPRVAWVQRVQQFSGMAVGTADTLYPAQPGGRYWHVAELHRSATGRGVTVAVIDSGVDPAHPDLAGQVAETRNFAATPYRPESHGTAVAGIIAARGGNGAGILGVAPGARVMALRACWQEAADTRCDTFTLGKALNYALLHEPRVINLSVGGPPDRLLATLLDAALAKNIAIVGAADPRGPAFPADHPGVLAVASLEDPQRASAGAAILRAPGRDVPATVPGARWTFVSGSSFAAAHVAGLAALLAELKPGERPAGLRRALAPTAAPNTATIDACATIARVTGACACSCMPATAARP is encoded by the coding sequence GTGAAAGCCCTGCTCGCCTGCCTGTCCTTGAGCATGGCATGCCTGGGCGCGCGCGCCACCGAGCCCGACGCAACCGCGGCCCCAACGCCCGCCCCGGCCGCGCGCCTGCTGCTGATGCTGCGCATGGCTCCCCCGCATTTCCGGCCCGACGTCACGTACGCCGGCCGCTACGATGCCGACGCCGGCAGCGCCGCCCGCCGCCGGATCGCCGCCGCCCTGGCGCAGCGCCACGGCCTGGTGCTGAAGGATGGCTGGGCGATGCCGGCCATCGGCATCGATTGCTATGTGCTCGAAGTGCCGCCCAGCGCCTCGCCGGAAGCCGCGGCGGCGCAGCTGGAGCAGGACCCGCGCGTGGCATGGGTGCAGCGCGTGCAGCAGTTCTCCGGCATGGCGGTGGGCACCGCCGACACGCTGTATCCGGCCCAGCCGGGCGGCCGCTACTGGCACGTGGCCGAACTGCACCGCAGCGCCACCGGCCGCGGCGTGACCGTGGCGGTGATCGACAGCGGCGTCGACCCGGCACATCCCGATCTCGCCGGCCAGGTCGCCGAGACGCGCAATTTCGCCGCCACGCCATACCGGCCCGAATCGCACGGCACGGCGGTGGCGGGCATCATCGCGGCGCGCGGCGGCAACGGCGCCGGTATTCTCGGCGTGGCGCCCGGCGCGCGGGTGATGGCGCTGCGCGCCTGCTGGCAGGAGGCGGCGGACACCCGCTGCGACACTTTTACGCTTGGCAAGGCACTCAATTACGCGCTGCTGCACGAGCCGCGCGTGATCAACCTGTCCGTCGGCGGCCCGCCGGACCGCCTGCTGGCCACGCTGCTCGATGCCGCGCTGGCAAAGAATATTGCGATCGTGGGTGCGGCCGATCCGCGCGGCCCCGCCTTCCCCGCCGACCACCCCGGCGTGCTCGCCGTGGCCAGCCTCGAGGACCCGCAACGCGCGTCCGCCGGTGCGGCCATCCTGCGCGCGCCGGGCCGCGACGTTCCCGCCACCGTTCCCGGCGCCCGCTGGACCTTCGTTTCGGGCAGCTCGTTCGCCGCCGCCCACGTGGCCGGCCTGGCCGCCCTGCTTGCGGAACTGAAGCCGGGCGAGCGGCCCGCCGGCCTGCGCCGCGCGCTGGCGCCCACCGCCGCGCCGAACACTGCTACCATCGATGCATGTGCCACCATCGCCCGCGTCACGGGCGCCTGTGCCTGCTCATGCATGCCTGCGACCGCTGCCCGCCCCTAG
- a CDS encoding pyruvate, water dikinase regulatory protein, with protein MTSEQRPTSARTVFFVSDGTGITAETFGHSVLTQFEMRFRQIRLPFIDTVDKAREAARKINEAAIADGQRPIIFSTLVQAELSSVLRQCTGLHMDLFQSFVAPLEEELGVKSTHTIGRSHNIVDSEEYRNRIEAINFSLAHDDGQSHKNLAEADVILVGVSRSGKTPTSLYLAMQYGIKAANYPLIPDDFERGKLPSALYAYKPKIFGLTITPERLTEIRNERRAGSKYASIENCRYEVNEAENMMKREGIRWLSSTTKSIEEISTTILQEIKPNRREY; from the coding sequence ATGACCTCCGAGCAACGCCCCACCTCCGCCCGCACCGTGTTCTTCGTTTCCGACGGCACCGGCATCACCGCCGAGACCTTCGGCCACTCCGTGCTCACCCAGTTCGAGATGCGCTTCCGGCAGATCCGCCTGCCCTTCATCGACACGGTGGACAAGGCGCGCGAGGCGGCGCGCAAGATCAACGAGGCGGCGATTGCGGACGGCCAGCGCCCCATCATTTTCAGCACGCTCGTGCAGGCCGAACTGTCGTCCGTGCTGCGCCAGTGCACCGGCCTGCACATGGACCTGTTCCAGAGTTTCGTCGCGCCGCTGGAGGAAGAACTGGGCGTGAAATCGACGCACACGATCGGCCGCTCGCACAACATCGTCGACAGCGAGGAATACCGCAACCGCATCGAGGCAATCAATTTCAGCCTGGCCCACGACGACGGCCAGTCGCACAAGAACCTGGCCGAGGCGGACGTGATCCTGGTGGGCGTGTCCCGCTCGGGCAAGACGCCGACTTCGCTCTACCTCGCCATGCAATACGGGATCAAGGCCGCCAACTACCCGCTGATCCCGGACGACTTCGAGCGCGGCAAGCTGCCCTCGGCGCTGTATGCCTACAAGCCGAAGATCTTCGGGCTCACGATCACGCCGGAGCGCCTGACGGAGATCCGCAACGAACGGCGCGCCGGCAGCAAGTACGCGTCGATCGAGAACTGCCGCTACGAGGTCAATGAAGCGGAAAACATGATGAAGCGCGAAGGCATCCGCTGGCTGTCCTCGACCACCAAGTCGATCGAGGAGATCTCCACGACGATCCTCCAGGAGATCAAGCCGAACCGGCGCGAGTACTAG